The segment AGTAGGGCAGGTATCTCTCcagtattttgtttgattttttttctgatgtagtAAGGCAATTGTCAGGTAGCTAGTAAACCCACTGTGACAGAAATCGAGAAAGCTCAGCTGAACTTTTACTTCActtgtctcttctcttttttctttatatcttttacAGATTCACCAATTGTTGAACCAGGCCTCAAGTAAGAAGACAAACGCCAAATTGCCATAGTTGAATTTTTCTGAGGATTCTCATCACAATGACTTCACAGTTCAGAGAAACCTTTAGGTCCACATCATCATCAAATGACTTTGAATTAGACTACGCAGAGTTTATTTCAACCCAGGCTTCTGCTATGCAGTTGGGAGAAGACATCTCTCACTCAGCAAGATCTCAGGTCAGTGTTTCTCCAAACAACCATGGCTCCCTGGCAAAGCAGGAGCTGCAAACACTCTGGGCGATGTTCACCTCCTGGTTGCAGCCAGAGAAGCAGAGCAAGGAGCAGATGATTTCTCAACTGGTCTTGGAGCAGTTTCTCCTCACTGGGCACTGCAAGGACAAGTTTGCtttgacagagaagtggaaatcCAGTGGCAGAAACATGAGGAGATTCATGGAGGGTCTGACTGATGAGTACTTGAAGCCTCCTGTCATGGTGAGTTCCTGGGGTAAGAAATGGTTATGTGGGGAGGAAATGCAGTCACTTATAATAGGAAAAAGTTCTAGGAAGTTGCAGATTTTGTTGCTAGGGAGATTGTTCCACCTTACAAATCATTACATGTTGGAATTTGCAGTACTCTAAATTAGCATGAATAAATCAGAAAGGTTACCACCAAATGATTGATGGTTCTAATTAAATGTAGTATAGTTACATTGTTTCAGAGAGACTGTGGCATTGACATTTGGACAAGAATTTAAGGGTTTTAGAGGAAATGCCTTCTgtctggaggatggctcagtcatATTCTAATTGTgagaactgtgttggaatcttAGCTCACATCTTATCTCTTGACTCTCAGCACTACTCTCTGATCCTGTTGTACCATGAAAAGTTTGTGAACCTCAAAAGCACACTGAGAGCTATATGTAATGCAACTGCATTAGAGTATTTTTATTCAACCTTGACTTCGAGACACAGCAGGAAGTTGGAGCTCTGAGCCTAAttttaggcaagcatttatagaggcaagaaagGGGTCTCTAGTCTGGTATACATCTGACTGGGGggccattatggcctttaacatggTTGGCTGGTACTGAGACCTAAACCATAAACAACACTTCTGTTTTTCTCCTGATTGATAGAcattaggaagtgaagtgtcagggCCGGACTTGTAGCCTGGGGTGGCAAAattgttggggaataacctggaaactggtgctagatgcaggtattatttgGGGGTAGCCTGGAAACCGCTGCTAGTTACCAGCCTGTTTGTTAACTTGAGTATAACCTTAGGTTAGCCTCTCTAAGCTACAGTCTGAACCCAGAAGATTTGGTCTTTCAGTCCCTGTATGTACAAGGCAGACTCTGGGTAGTCAAGTGACTACCTTGCTTTCCAGATTGGCTAATGCTCGCCAGTTAGATGTCCTATCCAGAAAACTGAGGTGCACAACAGCTGAGCAAGGACTCTCATATTGATCTAGCGCTGTCACATCCATTCACAACAGTGTCAGTTTCATAAGAAATGCCTTAACGAATACTGGTACttcatttcaaattttcaaaCCTTGAAAGATGTAATGTGAATGTAAATACATTGAATCTTCTTCTAGTGGCTGGATTTGTGTATTTCTCAGTCAGTGATAAAAATTACCAAGGtggagaaaattttcaattttaattttgagatccAGGGGGTTCCAAATTAAAGTTTTCTTGTTAAGAACATCTGTGATCAAGGATACTTGTCTAGGGCTAGTAGTCAATGGGagggacaaatatatatatatatacattgggacaaatatatatgtgtatctaatgttataatgtgtgtgaatatatatgtatatatacacatatatttgtgtatctaatgtttgtatatatatatacatatacatatatatatgtatatatatatatatatatatatatatatatatatatatatacacacaaacacacacacattagaaatgAAACCTCACACATTGTATGATGTCATTGCTATGCAAATCACTTCTTTCGTTTTAtgtattttagttttggtttcagtttgtttctaggtttttgtttttgttttcccatttgaAGTATGGTTTtgtagtgtagcccaggctggccaagaacttggGTCTAAAACATGATCCCTTTCATAGGTATGGGGACTTTCCCATCTCCACTGTTTGAGTTCTCCTTGCAGTTGGTTTTATTCCTTGTCCACACTTGagctttgttttatattaagaATTTCATGGTTGAATCTAAACTCCAAGCAAACAGTCTTGTTCCTCAGAGCGGCAGCAGAGTGCGTCCTAGTCAGACAGTGTAGGTGTAGGACTTGATTCAGACAGGTGTGATTTTGGTTTAAgagttcaataataaataaataaataaaacctccccCTTTTTCAAATTAAAGCTTTCTTGATAAGGACATCTTTGGTCAAGGATAATTGTTTAGGGCAACAGTGTCATGGGAGGGACAAAAAACATATAAGTGTTAAAAGAAAGCCTACTCACACAGAAAAGTGAAGTGACTGATAGGGAGCGGCCACTTAAGGACCAATGGCTGGAGGTGGGAAAGCCTCAGCTACTTCAGAATGACTATGGAGCAtcacaaagttccaggacaggactaACCATTGCCTGTCTGAGGCTAGGACGTTACAGGGGCATCCACTGTGCAGTTAACATGGAGACCCTGGGGACGCTAAATGAATATAACAGTTACCCGCCTTTGACCCACTGAAGGAATGCCAGTGGAGACTGTCCCCCACACTGatattctctctcacacagggcCATCTCTCTTAAGTGGCCTTTGAGAAGGAGCCACCTGTCTGTCTGAGGCCAAGTCACCAATGTGGTATCTACTACAGAGTGTGCATAGAGATCCCGAGGATTCCAGACTGAAAGTTACAATTACCTATAGTTAAGTTCATGACAGTATGAGGGTAAAGACAATCACACAAACTTTTGCATGAATTAAGCAAGCCCTGTTTTATGTCAGACAAGGCTGTTTCTCACAGGttggctttgagaaaatcacAGTGAACCAACAGACAGTGGGGTTTATATCCCTCTAAAAACTGATGGTgtaaggggaggtgggggggattGTTTATATAGGAATTTGTCTGAACATTTCAAAACTTGTCAGGGTGGAGGTCAGCTCATACAGCTCATAGTAAGAGTATAGGCTTCAGAACTAGTCAAATTTCAGAAAATGGGCCAAGATATGATCAAATTCAAGTtttacaaaaaaaccaaaaatgcaaTGATTCTATTTTGAccttgtaataaggttcctaacctTAAGATGGAGTAGCGCTGCTCCTTCACTGCCCAGAGGCTAGAGACTACAGCAGAGGCTCACGGTGGTCACTGGCTTTGTTTACAGGTCCATGTAGCCATGCACGGGCAGGAAGCCCTCTTTTCTGAGAACATGCCCTTAAAAGAAGTCATCGCACATTTGGAGCAACAGAAGGTAGCAACATCTCCCA is part of the Apodemus sylvaticus chromosome 13, mApoSyl1.1, whole genome shotgun sequence genome and harbors:
- the LOC127664130 gene encoding zinc finger and SCAN domain containing protein 4F-like, with amino-acid sequence MTSQFRETFRSTSSSNDFELDYAEFISTQASAMQLGEDISHSARSQVSVSPNNHGSLAKQELQTLWAMFTSWLQPEKQSKEQMISQLVLEQFLLTGHCKDKFALTEKWKSSGRNMRRFMEGLTDEYLKPPVMVHVAMHGQEALFSENMPLKEVIAHLEQQKVATSPTQENTRALLEIPKDVFLAAGESGWTEEGCRVILYLCTVLSIVLFVTGHENTDDGCQPPWNTSVGSDGVNSAGTVRDSLCTFQRVQYQEFEDRDVSYGVPQVSRRVTQDTSWSQEVSLRAPSSEEVLMEVQPVFLSLTEQSEETGDGYNATDDAKTVNRMEALSFQ